The Chloroflexota bacterium sequence ATCTCAAAGAATGGCGGGCAGTAGCCACCCGCTATGCCAAAACGTCGGCCTCTTACCTGGCTGCCTGCCAGATCAGAGCCCTGGCGCTCTGGATAAAACTACTTTGACGACACGCCCTAGAAAGGCGCAGTGGGCGGCTATGTTCAGAGCAAGGGCATGATCCGGTTCTACTGCGATTGCCTTCTCCAGAACGTCTAAGGCTCCAGCCGGTTCACCACACCGAAAGCGGGCAACGCCCAAATTGAGTGCCAGATGCG is a genomic window containing:
- a CDS encoding IS5/IS1182 family transposase translates to LKEWRAVATRYAKTSASYLAACQIRALALWIKLL